One part of the Hordeum vulgare subsp. vulgare unplaced genomic scaffold, MorexV3_pseudomolecules_assembly, whole genome shotgun sequence genome encodes these proteins:
- the LOC123421496 gene encoding DNA-directed RNA polymerase subunit beta' (The sequence of the model RefSeq protein was modified relative to this genomic sequence to represent the inferred CDS: added 11 bases not found in genome assembly): MIDQYKHQQLQIGLVSPQQIKAWANKNLPNGEAVGEVTRPSTFHYKTDKPEKDGLFCERIFGPIKSGICGCGNSRASGAENEDERFCQKCGVEFVDSRIRRYQMGYIKLACPVTHVWYLKGLPSYIANLLDKPLKKLEGLVYGDFSFARPSTKKPTFLRLRGLFEEEIASCNHSISPFFSTPGFATFRNREIATGAGAIREQLADLDLRIIIENSLVEWKELEDEGYSGDEWEDRKRRIRKVFLIRRMQLAKHFIQTNVEPEWMVLCLLPVLPPELRPIVYRSGDKVVTSDINELYKRVIRRNNNLAYLLKRSELAPADLVMCQEKLVQEAVDTLLDSGSRGQPTRDGHNKVYKSLSDVIEGKEGRFRETLLGKRVDYSGRSVIVVGPSLSLHQCGLPLEIAIKLFQLFVIRDLITKRATSNVRIAKRKIWEKEPIVWEILQEVMRGHPVLLNRAPTLHRLGIQAFQPTLVEGRTISLHPLVCKGFNADFDGDQMAVHLPLSLEAQAEARLLMFSHMNLLSPAIGDPICVPTQDMLIGLSNC, encoded by the coding sequence ATGATTGACCAATATAAACATCAACAACTTCAAATTGGACTCGTTTCCCCTCAACAAATAAAGGCTTGGGCTAACAAAAACCTACCTAATGGAGAAGCCGTTGGCGAAGTCACAAGGCCCTCTACTTTTCATTATAAAACCGATAAACCAGAAAAAGATGGATTGTTTTGCGAAAGAATCTTTGGACCCATAAAAAGCGGGATTTGCGGTTGTGGCAATTCTCGAGCGAGCGGAGCTGAAAACGAAGACGAAAGATTTTGCCAAAAATGCGGGGTAGAATTTGTGGATTCTCGGATACGAAGATATCAAATGGGATACATCAAACTCGCATGTCCCGTGACTCATGTGTGGTATTTGAAAGGTCTTCCTAGTTATATCGCGAATCTTTTAGATAAACCTCTTAAGAAGTTGGAGGGCCTAGTATACGGCGATTTCTCTTTTGCTAGGCCCAGCACTAAAAAACCCACTTTTTTACGATTACGAGGTTTATTCGAAGAGGAAATTGCATCCTGTAACCACAGcatttctccctttttttctacCCCAGGCTTTGCAACATTTCGAAATCGGGAAATTGCGACAGGAGCAGGTGCTATTAGAGAACAATTAGCAGATTTGGATTTGCGAATTATTATAGAGAATTCTTTGGTCGAATGGAAGGAATTAGAAGACGAGGGGTATAGTGGAGATGAGTGGGAAGATAGAAAAAGACGAATAAGAAAAGTTTTTTTGATTAGACGCATGCAATTGGCgaaacattttattcaaacaaaTGTAGAACCAGAATGGATGGTTTTGTGCTTATTACCGGTTCTTCCTCCCGAATTGAGACCTATTGTTTATAGGTCTGGAGATAAAGTAGTGACTTCAGACATTAATGAACTTTATAAGAGAGTTATCCGTCGGAACAACAATCTTGCCTATCTATTAAAAAGAAGTGAATTAGCGCCAGCAGATTTAGTAATGTGCCAGGAAAAATTGGTACAAGAAGCCGTGGATACACTTCTTGATAGTGGGTCCCGCGGGCAACCGACGAGGGATGGTCACAATAAAGTATACAAATCACTTTCAGATGTAATTGAAGGTAAAGAGGGAAGGTTTCGCGAGACTCTGCTTGGGAAACGGGTCGATTACTCGGGGCGTTCTGTCATTGTTGTGGGTCCTTCGCTTTCATTACATCAATGTGGATTACCTCTAGAGATAGCAATAAAGCTTTTTCAGCTATTTGTAATTCGCGATTTAATCACGAAACGCGCCACTTCTAATGTCAGGATTGCTAAAAGGAAAATTTGGGAAAAGGAACCCATTGTATGGGAAATACTTCAAGAAGTTATGCGGGGACATCCTGTACTGTTAAATAGAGCACCTACTCTGCATAGATTAGGCATACAGGCCTTTCAACCCACTTTAGTAGAGGGGCGTACTATTTCTTTACACCCATTAGTGTGTAAGGGTTTCAATGCAGACTTTGATGGAGATCAAATGGCTGTTCATCTACCTTTATCCTTGGAAGCTCAGGCGGAAGCCCGTTTACTTATGTTTTCTCATATGAATCTCTTATCTCCTGCTATTGGGGATCCTATTTGCGTACCAACCCAAGACATGCTTATCGGGCTTT